A region from the Lentimonas sp. CC4 genome encodes:
- a CDS encoding glycoside hydrolase family 9 protein, translated as MMKTYIPIVRLLYAVLLLTALGGFFSSYVSADELLLWNGERSGESDSANLVYGAAVSAEAPEVGWYFQGTPDPWHSPGIKLQGDVWRADLSGFDEIHFLVRSSVTNASHDFSVYGWHMGGSASLSIANYVEGGILDAQWREAVIPVADLMANGCSLEAVETLYFGSAPSEHIFDIDEVWAVTVESQPSDDSNALIGEILWSGSRVGENDPTNFKYGVPVADTTQESGWYFEGSPDPWHAPGIELQGDAWRADLLGADEIRFKVRASVVGTTHHFSVYGWHMGGSASLPIANYIEGGVLDTEWREAVVPIADLMANGCSLESLEYLYFGSDLANHTIDVADVRVFKESWVPPVDSGGNEGEPLIPYTSEAWLEELEGNAPIERPLCSGVEQLLVLSNQWVIVVVDPFDDFVSQMDLLTSGEYSESIADVEDAIERNHETDAWVHRAKLEQMRWDHLVAARQNTSEPLMRNPDFYTVSSVDDPDYAPTLEPIRVTTALISNDHGVAPGYDAVRYGIYAYIEMPVAMQDGKSYTITLDDGKYVSFLYDDDATVARSIKINQIGYQPGRSSSFAYVGAYLQEFGALPLDQLVSFDVVDANSGAVVYQGSVADGKITLREDASRMDPKDANDVSVRPWMNGETLYQLDLTGLNTAGTYYIRVPGVGRSWPFRVNEDIYGEAFYTAMRGLYHQRASFALEKQYTAWTRPRHHTEPIYESQMLPYWADATKVLQDSTQELVVWPRFDIIGATTVTDVSTTVVDGGWYDAADYDRNLYHYNLIFDLLKLYEFAPQKYTDGQLNIPESGNGIPDLLDEVEYGLRIWKHSQHADGGVSGMVETSTHPTIDDDTYQWSFAQRTRWSSLIYAAAAAELSRALEPFDAALAQTYATSSLSAYAFGVDPQNSLFDLTIDAAANRGAGNAYTLTFTEAADYNDKFELMARVQLYLLTEDLNYLDGVDALYANSPAPYVWPYTERDFSPWLYFDLAYNPQVTQQTSYVSIATQTQVASGLVGAATNYAVLNDSMPYQMSWPRQQDYWMSWGASDMTNRAKVIMIGNQIAPNDDLVRSAELNLAYMFGANPMGMSWTTGIGLAYPCAIQHESSMDDGILDPYPGITIYGNTSSHVYPELRSRVWSYPIGKDGDGKPLFNSNDAADFATFYQMPDDYPVFRRWSAHPSLNVAQNEFTIHETNSSTIFVLGMLMEDGWMPSESLKQRGPRNEEDLFGYWYLP; from the coding sequence ATGATGAAGACATACATACCGATTGTTCGACTCCTTTACGCTGTCTTGTTATTGACTGCGCTGGGGGGCTTTTTCTCTTCTTACGTGAGCGCGGACGAACTTCTTTTGTGGAATGGGGAACGCTCAGGTGAGAGCGATTCCGCAAACTTGGTTTATGGTGCAGCAGTTTCGGCTGAAGCGCCGGAGGTCGGTTGGTATTTTCAGGGCACTCCTGACCCCTGGCATAGCCCTGGGATCAAGCTGCAGGGCGATGTGTGGCGGGCGGACCTTTCGGGGTTTGATGAAATTCATTTCCTGGTGCGCAGTTCGGTTACGAACGCTTCGCATGATTTTTCAGTCTATGGTTGGCATATGGGAGGCAGTGCTTCGCTTTCGATCGCCAATTATGTAGAGGGAGGGATATTAGATGCGCAGTGGCGCGAAGCTGTGATACCTGTCGCGGATTTGATGGCCAATGGCTGTTCGCTGGAAGCAGTTGAAACCTTGTATTTTGGTTCTGCTCCGTCTGAGCATATTTTCGATATTGATGAAGTTTGGGCTGTGACTGTGGAGTCTCAACCGTCTGACGATTCGAATGCTCTGATTGGTGAAATCTTGTGGAGCGGGTCGCGAGTCGGTGAAAATGATCCGACTAATTTTAAATACGGTGTCCCTGTCGCCGATACGACTCAGGAGAGCGGCTGGTATTTTGAGGGGTCCCCTGACCCATGGCATGCGCCTGGTATTGAACTGCAAGGGGATGCTTGGCGCGCGGACCTTTTAGGGGCGGATGAGATTCGTTTCAAAGTGCGTGCCTCGGTCGTCGGAACTACACATCACTTTTCAGTCTATGGTTGGCATATGGGAGGCAGTGCTTCGCTTCCGATTGCCAATTACATCGAGGGAGGGGTGCTTGATACCGAGTGGCGAGAGGCAGTGGTGCCCATAGCTGATCTGATGGCGAATGGCTGTTCGCTTGAGTCACTTGAATATTTGTATTTTGGCTCAGACCTTGCCAATCATACGATCGATGTCGCCGATGTGAGGGTGTTTAAGGAGAGCTGGGTGCCTCCTGTTGATTCTGGTGGCAATGAGGGTGAACCGCTGATTCCGTATACCTCTGAGGCGTGGCTGGAAGAGTTAGAGGGAAATGCCCCGATTGAGCGTCCTTTATGCAGTGGAGTGGAGCAGTTGCTGGTGCTCTCGAATCAGTGGGTCATTGTAGTGGTTGATCCGTTCGATGATTTTGTTAGTCAGATGGATCTGTTGACCAGTGGGGAATACTCCGAATCGATTGCGGATGTGGAAGATGCGATTGAGCGAAACCATGAAACCGATGCTTGGGTGCATCGTGCGAAGCTAGAGCAGATGCGCTGGGATCATTTGGTGGCCGCTCGGCAAAATACGAGTGAGCCGCTGATGCGAAATCCCGATTTCTATACGGTGTCGAGTGTGGACGATCCAGATTACGCGCCCACCTTGGAGCCGATCCGTGTGACTACCGCACTTATTTCGAACGACCATGGTGTGGCTCCAGGCTACGATGCCGTGCGCTATGGTATCTATGCTTATATTGAAATGCCGGTAGCGATGCAGGATGGGAAGTCCTATACGATTACACTGGATGATGGTAAATACGTCAGCTTCCTATACGATGACGATGCGACTGTTGCACGCAGTATCAAGATCAACCAAATCGGTTATCAGCCCGGAAGGTCTTCTAGTTTTGCTTATGTGGGTGCCTACTTGCAGGAGTTTGGTGCTCTACCACTCGATCAACTTGTAAGTTTCGATGTCGTCGATGCCAATTCAGGTGCTGTCGTTTATCAGGGGAGTGTGGCGGATGGTAAAATCACACTGCGTGAAGATGCATCGCGGATGGATCCAAAGGATGCCAACGATGTCTCGGTTCGTCCTTGGATGAATGGAGAGACGCTTTACCAACTCGATCTGACTGGGCTCAATACCGCTGGAACCTACTACATTCGCGTTCCTGGAGTGGGGCGCTCGTGGCCTTTTCGAGTGAATGAAGATATTTATGGTGAGGCATTTTATACCGCAATGCGTGGGCTATATCATCAGCGGGCATCCTTTGCACTCGAAAAGCAATATACGGCTTGGACGCGTCCTCGTCATCACACTGAGCCTATCTATGAATCGCAAATGCTCCCTTACTGGGCAGACGCGACAAAGGTGCTTCAAGATAGCACTCAGGAGCTAGTCGTCTGGCCTCGTTTCGATATCATTGGCGCGACAACGGTGACGGATGTCAGCACGACTGTCGTGGATGGCGGTTGGTATGATGCGGCTGACTATGATCGAAACCTGTATCACTATAATTTGATCTTCGATCTTTTAAAACTCTACGAATTCGCACCGCAGAAATACACGGACGGTCAATTGAATATTCCAGAGTCGGGCAATGGCATACCCGACCTACTCGATGAAGTGGAGTATGGCCTGCGGATTTGGAAGCATAGTCAACATGCAGATGGCGGAGTTTCTGGGATGGTGGAAACCTCGACACATCCGACCATCGATGATGATACGTATCAGTGGAGTTTTGCGCAACGCACGCGCTGGTCCAGCTTGATCTACGCCGCGGCTGCGGCGGAGCTGTCGCGAGCCTTGGAGCCCTTTGATGCCGCTCTTGCGCAAACTTACGCGACTTCCTCGCTCTCGGCTTATGCCTTTGGAGTCGATCCGCAGAACAGTCTGTTCGATCTGACTATTGACGCCGCCGCTAATCGGGGCGCGGGCAATGCCTATACTTTAACTTTTACCGAGGCCGCAGATTATAATGATAAGTTCGAGCTGATGGCACGTGTGCAACTCTACTTGTTAACTGAAGATCTCAATTATCTAGATGGTGTGGATGCGCTGTATGCCAATTCTCCAGCGCCTTATGTTTGGCCTTACACGGAGCGTGATTTTTCGCCATGGCTCTATTTCGATCTCGCTTACAATCCGCAGGTGACTCAGCAAACCAGCTACGTGTCCATTGCCACGCAGACACAAGTCGCCTCGGGCCTGGTGGGTGCGGCTACTAATTATGCCGTCTTAAATGATAGTATGCCGTATCAGATGTCTTGGCCGCGTCAGCAGGATTATTGGATGAGCTGGGGCGCCAGCGATATGACCAATCGGGCGAAGGTCATCATGATCGGTAATCAGATCGCACCGAATGATGACCTTGTCCGGTCTGCCGAATTAAACCTCGCTTACATGTTCGGCGCCAACCCCATGGGAATGAGCTGGACGACTGGTATCGGGCTGGCCTATCCGTGTGCGATTCAGCATGAAAGTAGTATGGATGATGGTATTCTAGATCCGTATCCTGGGATCACGATTTATGGCAATACGTCATCGCATGTTTACCCCGAGCTAAGGAGTCGTGTGTGGAGCTACCCTATTGGTAAAGACGGTGATGGTAAGCCGCTCTTCAATAGCAACGATGCAGCAGACTTTGCGACTTTCTACCAAATGCCCGATGATTATCCAGTATTCCGTCGTTGGTCTGCGCATCCGTCACTGAACGTCGCACAAAACGAATTCACGATTCACGAGACGAATAGTTCAACGATCTTTGTGCTCGGCATGTTAATGGAAGACGGCTGGATGCCTAGTGAATCGCTCAAGCAACGCGGCCCTCGCAACGAGGAAGACCTCTTTGGCTATTGGTATCTGCCGTAG
- a CDS encoding ATP-binding protein, with protein MKLSFKSKIALISLLITGTLLSAFGLLFFAYAYNAGLDRMDSEVRTLAESSLRGGTPPDYWENFDKSLNFIYGEQASSRITVAVSDPNQGVSFSSENAPPELVALLSKIEVIPVERNDPFERDLFRDRSDTRGDDELYNPGRGRGGRPPPRHVMPVEIEELEFQILETASGDWRVGTFRVPGMTVLMAMDMEVFYQDIHQFQSTFMIAMPMGLIVLALSGWYLAARAMRPVSMIADTAEGITAKGLSQRIPVVAKDAEIERLVVVFNGMLERLEKSYQQAINFSANAAHELQTPLTILQGELDNAIQASEDESEEQQRYSMLLGELSNLKSVAQKLLILAHADEGRLKLNKQTVDLSELIRSAGEDFEIMGPGLGVEMCVPDGIDASVDVALLNQAVRNMTSNAAKYSSDDGHVRFRLEPRGEMIAFTLSNTSPVIPEDDAALLFNRFHRVDKSRTRAGSGLGLSLAREIARAHGGDLALADYQDGMVSFTLTLPATSDFL; from the coding sequence GTGAAACTATCATTTAAATCTAAAATTGCACTTATTTCGCTGCTTATTACCGGCACATTGTTGTCGGCTTTTGGCTTACTGTTTTTTGCATACGCATATAATGCAGGCCTTGATCGTATGGATTCCGAGGTTCGCACACTTGCTGAATCGTCATTGCGTGGGGGGACGCCTCCAGATTATTGGGAGAATTTCGATAAGTCCCTGAACTTTATTTACGGCGAGCAGGCATCCTCTCGTATTACAGTAGCGGTGTCTGATCCGAATCAAGGTGTCTCTTTCAGTTCTGAAAATGCACCACCTGAGCTCGTAGCGCTGCTATCTAAAATTGAGGTCATACCAGTGGAGAGGAATGATCCTTTCGAACGAGATCTCTTTCGTGATCGGTCTGATACGCGCGGAGATGACGAACTCTATAACCCTGGACGTGGTCGGGGCGGGCGCCCACCGCCAAGGCATGTGATGCCTGTGGAGATCGAAGAGCTCGAATTTCAGATATTGGAAACGGCGAGTGGGGATTGGCGTGTTGGCACTTTTCGTGTGCCTGGGATGACCGTGCTGATGGCGATGGACATGGAGGTGTTTTATCAGGACATCCATCAGTTTCAAAGCACGTTTATGATCGCTATGCCAATGGGATTGATCGTATTGGCCTTGTCTGGATGGTATCTTGCGGCACGCGCTATGCGGCCAGTTTCGATGATTGCCGATACGGCGGAGGGAATCACCGCGAAGGGGTTGAGCCAGAGAATTCCTGTCGTTGCGAAGGATGCCGAGATCGAGCGGCTTGTTGTTGTATTCAACGGTATGCTTGAACGGTTGGAGAAAAGCTACCAGCAGGCGATTAACTTTAGTGCAAATGCCGCGCATGAACTACAGACGCCATTGACGATTTTGCAGGGGGAGCTTGATAACGCGATACAAGCATCTGAAGACGAGTCTGAAGAGCAGCAGCGCTATAGCATGCTCTTGGGGGAGCTTAGTAACCTGAAATCAGTTGCTCAGAAATTACTCATCTTAGCGCATGCCGATGAAGGGCGGCTTAAGCTCAATAAGCAGACCGTTGACCTGAGTGAATTGATTCGTTCGGCAGGTGAAGATTTCGAAATAATGGGTCCGGGGTTGGGGGTTGAAATGTGTGTTCCAGATGGGATAGATGCGTCTGTTGATGTCGCCTTACTCAATCAAGCGGTTCGCAATATGACATCGAATGCCGCGAAGTATTCATCGGACGATGGGCATGTGCGTTTCAGGTTAGAACCGCGTGGCGAGATGATTGCTTTTACGCTCAGTAACACATCGCCAGTCATACCTGAAGACGATGCCGCCTTGCTCTTCAATCGCTTTCACCGCGTTGATAAATCGCGCACGAGGGCAGGCTCTGGATTGGGTTTGAGCCTCGCTCGCGAAATCGCCCGAGCTCATGGCGGGGATCTCGCATTGGCTGATTATCAGGATGGTATGGTTTCGTTTACACTGACTCTGCCAGCGACAAGCGATTTCTTGTAG
- a CDS encoding PDZ domain-containing protein, producing the protein MLKFFPFAIVGFVCFMLGFGLRGFFSSPAETVVRVPGAREQAAMSVDVIEPLVELEEVELEIVEPATLEIEAASGAQLMKPSEAIFNCQQIQQRGRFTEELQNMVLAWIEDDSSLSDSEKEQLFNVVQISALQGGSIPQEVSLSQVIGQLSNPEIRNAWKASNTDSPMRAAIFSELAAAELAEHSPDDLLLATAGWTPWERAQYSDTLLTTMAQSDLNAAVEWGMANPESFGAGAIRELFTQYSRSDARGLEQALSDIQDPKLRAGAIEALAARRVMNTEVALEWADSLATPEEQALAHDVIYEMTPRGIGVSITSRDGFPEVANVVRSSNGLRRGDRIVGVIENGGEPIDTFGRSLEDVVEYIRGEPGTEVTVQVLRGNKSTDVTQVETVITREQLYFD; encoded by the coding sequence ATGTTGAAGTTTTTCCCATTCGCGATCGTTGGTTTCGTGTGCTTCATGCTTGGTTTTGGACTGCGTGGTTTCTTTAGTTCACCAGCTGAGACCGTGGTGCGTGTGCCAGGGGCCAGAGAGCAGGCAGCTATGTCTGTTGATGTGATTGAGCCTCTGGTGGAGCTCGAAGAAGTGGAGCTTGAAATCGTCGAGCCCGCGACATTGGAAATCGAGGCGGCCTCAGGGGCTCAACTGATGAAACCTTCAGAAGCGATTTTTAATTGTCAACAGATCCAGCAGCGGGGCCGCTTTACCGAGGAGCTGCAAAACATGGTTTTGGCATGGATTGAGGATGATTCGAGTTTGTCGGATTCTGAAAAGGAGCAGTTGTTTAACGTAGTTCAGATCAGTGCTTTGCAAGGGGGGAGCATCCCACAGGAGGTGTCGCTGAGTCAGGTGATCGGGCAACTGTCTAATCCAGAGATTCGCAACGCATGGAAAGCGTCGAACACGGATAGCCCGATGCGGGCAGCGATCTTTTCGGAGCTGGCCGCGGCAGAGCTCGCTGAGCATTCGCCTGATGATTTATTGTTAGCAACTGCGGGGTGGACGCCTTGGGAGCGGGCGCAATATAGCGATACGTTACTGACGACGATGGCGCAGAGTGATTTGAATGCTGCCGTTGAGTGGGGGATGGCGAACCCGGAGTCTTTTGGCGCGGGTGCCATTCGTGAGTTGTTCACTCAATATTCACGCTCAGATGCCAGGGGTCTAGAGCAAGCCCTTTCAGACATCCAAGACCCGAAGCTTCGTGCGGGGGCAATTGAGGCACTTGCCGCTCGGCGTGTCATGAATACGGAGGTGGCTTTAGAGTGGGCGGATTCGTTGGCGACTCCTGAAGAGCAGGCTTTGGCACACGATGTGATTTATGAGATGACGCCGCGTGGTATCGGTGTCTCCATTACTAGTCGGGATGGGTTCCCTGAAGTCGCGAATGTCGTTCGCTCTAGTAATGGCCTGAGGCGAGGGGATCGGATTGTTGGTGTGATTGAAAACGGTGGAGAGCCGATTGATACCTTTGGGCGCAGTTTGGAAGACGTGGTGGAGTATATCAGAGGTGAGCCCGGCACGGAGGTGACCGTGCAAGTGCTACGTGGCAATAAGAGCACGGACGTCACGCAGGTCGAAACGGTGATCACACGCGAGCAATTGTATTTCGACTGA
- a CDS encoding DUF748 domain-containing protein — protein MSSRINLRLIDTMRKALKISGILFILYVLTGFLILPFAIKFFGQRALQKQFGESAAIQKVTANPFTWKLAIEGLTLNDPAEQWSLQLASASVDVSAATVYKFHPVFDAIVIDTPDIGYVRTQSEPEETPTIEEEPAGDWREALADINTLELPKIQIDLFQIQHGSIDFRDESNAEVYSQVITPINLTLHEFTTAVENEDVIRFSAETEQGTALQFEATLTENPMTLSGLIELSGFDISRLSPYYKQYTQFELASAVFGMRFDYRIDLSDLDHLLVLSAGRLELTDILCRPLTGEDRVISLNTARLDGIQFKFPQLDLQVDKVTLQDGETRIARSADGSINLLRLVGSAEAPVADEAPAPTTSEPTDEATALTYHFDSIEILDYQIAWADALTSGEANVTIDIPRAEIKGASSDLSSPFTVSADYGFGETGSAHIEGSVIPEGAQIDLDLEVSTFPLTLLANYAQEFGQLTLKSGTVDFDGKLQSQPDDRLQVTGAVNVTDFDMATETPNDLQAGWQALDITGIDVMTNPIAVKIEQITLNAPKSQLRLPATSSGAEPQSTESTESASTSESAPLDLLINNINIQSGSFTLIDESVQPAGEFKIEQTELKLGHLSFNSPQPTALDLTALVNQSHLTVKGQLYPANPKQDSTLKINMTGLTLPTFSSYSGKSVGRKIDNGVFALDAHWTIKDSKLKASNKILIDQMSFGDKVDSDTAVTLPLDLAITLLKGVNGEMDLSLPLSGDLSDPKASVWQIVRTAVVGLVTNVAAAPFKLLSNLVGSEADLSQVLFEPNSSQLNADSIERLNAIAKALKARPQISLSLTPTLSNEDDTELAKEALRAKLLADSKDTDDATYQKHVAKAYKAKQKASGTTSAHETAEPSLTQMEISLLADTEVPSSARKQLAQARVAAVESYLSTTSEIEDERLSSQTFDPENQSASVQFELK, from the coding sequence ATGAGTTCTAGAATCAATCTTCGACTCATCGACACTATGCGCAAAGCACTGAAAATTTCCGGCATCCTCTTCATCCTCTATGTTCTCACTGGATTTCTAATTCTGCCGTTTGCGATCAAGTTCTTCGGTCAACGCGCCTTACAAAAGCAATTTGGTGAATCAGCAGCGATCCAGAAGGTGACAGCCAACCCTTTCACTTGGAAACTCGCCATCGAAGGGCTCACCTTGAATGACCCTGCCGAGCAATGGTCACTGCAACTCGCAAGTGCTAGCGTCGATGTCAGCGCCGCTACGGTTTATAAATTCCACCCAGTCTTTGATGCGATTGTCATCGACACTCCAGACATCGGATATGTGCGCACTCAATCGGAGCCAGAAGAAACTCCGACCATCGAAGAAGAGCCCGCAGGTGATTGGCGCGAGGCGCTGGCCGACATCAATACCCTTGAGCTCCCTAAGATCCAAATTGACCTCTTTCAAATCCAGCATGGCAGCATCGACTTTCGCGATGAGTCCAACGCCGAAGTCTACTCACAGGTGATCACACCGATCAACTTAACGCTCCACGAGTTCACCACCGCAGTTGAAAATGAGGACGTCATCCGCTTCTCAGCAGAAACAGAGCAAGGCACCGCACTGCAATTTGAAGCCACCTTGACCGAAAACCCCATGACCTTAAGCGGCTTGATCGAACTGTCAGGATTCGACATCAGCCGCCTCTCCCCTTACTACAAGCAATACACACAGTTCGAACTAGCCAGTGCCGTCTTCGGCATGCGCTTCGATTACCGAATCGACCTCTCTGACCTCGATCATTTGCTCGTCCTCTCTGCTGGCCGACTCGAACTCACCGACATCCTCTGTCGTCCACTCACCGGTGAAGATCGAGTGATCTCACTGAACACCGCTCGGCTCGACGGCATACAGTTCAAATTCCCGCAACTCGACCTACAAGTCGACAAAGTCACCCTACAAGACGGCGAAACACGTATCGCTCGCAGCGCCGATGGATCAATCAACCTACTCCGTCTCGTTGGCAGCGCCGAAGCACCAGTCGCAGACGAAGCACCAGCTCCGACGACGAGCGAGCCTACAGACGAAGCAACCGCACTGACCTACCACTTCGACAGCATCGAAATCCTCGACTACCAAATCGCATGGGCCGACGCGCTCACCTCTGGCGAAGCCAACGTCACCATCGACATTCCACGCGCCGAGATCAAAGGCGCGTCCTCTGACCTATCTTCCCCCTTCACCGTGTCAGCCGATTATGGATTTGGTGAAACGGGAAGCGCTCATATCGAAGGATCCGTCATCCCCGAAGGCGCTCAAATCGACCTCGATCTAGAAGTTTCCACCTTCCCGCTCACCCTGCTCGCCAACTACGCACAGGAATTTGGGCAACTCACACTCAAGAGCGGCACAGTCGACTTTGACGGTAAATTACAAAGCCAACCTGACGACCGACTACAAGTCACAGGTGCCGTTAACGTCACCGACTTTGACATGGCGACAGAAACGCCCAACGACCTCCAAGCGGGTTGGCAAGCACTCGACATCACAGGCATCGACGTGATGACGAATCCCATCGCCGTAAAAATCGAGCAGATCACTCTAAATGCGCCGAAGAGTCAGCTACGCCTACCAGCGACATCCTCTGGTGCCGAACCGCAAAGCACAGAATCAACCGAAAGCGCATCGACCTCAGAGTCGGCTCCTCTGGATCTACTGATTAACAATATCAACATCCAGTCTGGCTCATTCACCTTGATCGACGAAAGCGTGCAACCCGCAGGTGAATTCAAGATCGAGCAAACCGAACTGAAATTAGGCCACCTCAGCTTCAATTCCCCGCAACCCACAGCACTCGACTTAACAGCTTTGGTAAACCAGAGCCATCTCACTGTAAAAGGGCAGCTCTACCCCGCTAATCCGAAACAGGACTCCACTCTAAAAATTAATATGACCGGGCTGACATTGCCTACATTCTCATCCTATTCGGGCAAATCCGTCGGCCGAAAAATCGACAACGGCGTCTTCGCTCTCGATGCCCACTGGACCATCAAAGACAGCAAACTCAAAGCCAGTAACAAAATCCTGATCGATCAAATGAGCTTTGGCGACAAAGTCGACAGCGACACCGCGGTAACCTTACCACTCGATCTGGCGATCACCCTGCTGAAAGGCGTCAATGGCGAGATGGATCTCTCACTTCCACTATCGGGTGACCTTAGCGACCCCAAGGCCAGCGTGTGGCAAATCGTGCGCACCGCAGTGGTGGGTCTCGTTACCAACGTCGCCGCGGCACCCTTCAAACTACTCTCCAACTTAGTCGGCTCTGAAGCTGATCTCTCGCAAGTCCTCTTTGAACCCAACAGTAGTCAACTCAACGCCGACTCCATCGAGCGCCTCAATGCAATCGCCAAGGCACTCAAAGCACGTCCCCAAATTTCGCTCAGTCTAACGCCCACGCTCTCAAACGAAGACGACACTGAACTGGCCAAAGAAGCGTTACGCGCTAAGCTACTCGCCGACTCTAAGGACACGGACGACGCGACTTATCAGAAGCACGTCGCAAAAGCTTACAAAGCAAAACAAAAAGCCAGCGGGACTACATCAGCCCACGAGACTGCTGAACCCAGCCTCACACAAATGGAAATTAGCCTACTAGCCGACACCGAAGTCCCGTCCAGCGCCCGCAAACAACTCGCGCAAGCCCGCGTCGCTGCGGTAGAAAGCTACCTAAGCACCACCAGCGAGATTGAAGATGAGCGTTTATCTAGCCAAACCTTTGATCCTGAAAATCAATCCGCCAGCGTGCAGTTTGAGTTAAAATAA
- a CDS encoding response regulator transcription factor, with product MKILVVEDDRKIASFIKKGLKESGYVVDVCNEGDAGYDLASTESYDVVLLDIMLPGRDGLSILRGLREQKNTVPVILLTARSGLDERVEGLNLGADDYLAKPFFMEELIARIIAVSRRASGEQLSMVKHGDLTLNLITREVLRGEQILELTSREFNLLELLMRSPGRVYSRTQLLEHVWGYDFDPQTNVVDVYIRRVRGKIDGGEGGSLIEAVRGVGYRLKQIP from the coding sequence ATGAAAATACTGGTAGTAGAAGATGATCGTAAAATTGCCTCCTTTATTAAGAAAGGACTGAAGGAGAGCGGTTACGTGGTCGATGTCTGCAATGAGGGGGATGCGGGCTACGATCTCGCTTCGACTGAAAGCTACGATGTCGTGCTGCTCGATATTATGCTACCAGGGCGCGACGGGTTGAGTATCTTACGGGGACTACGTGAGCAGAAGAATACGGTGCCAGTCATTTTGCTTACTGCACGGAGTGGGCTCGATGAACGTGTTGAGGGTTTAAACCTTGGGGCGGATGACTATCTAGCCAAACCGTTTTTTATGGAGGAATTGATTGCGCGTATTATCGCTGTCAGTCGCCGCGCCAGTGGTGAGCAGCTAAGCATGGTGAAACACGGAGATCTAACGTTGAACTTGATTACTAGGGAAGTGCTGCGCGGAGAACAGATCCTAGAGTTGACGAGCCGAGAGTTTAACTTGCTCGAGCTATTGATGCGATCGCCAGGTCGAGTGTATTCGCGGACGCAACTCTTGGAGCATGTCTGGGGATATGATTTTGACCCTCAGACCAACGTCGTCGATGTGTATATTCGCCGGGTTCGAGGGAAAATCGACGGAGGCGAGGGTGGCTCATTGATTGAGGCCGTGCGTGGGGTCGGCTATCGTCTAAAACAGATACCGTGA
- a CDS encoding 2-dehydropantoate 2-reductase encodes MKIGIIGVGALGGYYGAKLALAGNTVHLIARGATLEAIQERGLTVQRDDSTLSVTEIHATDDASTVGVVDLVIVATKSYHLDSLGSTLRALKGPETIVLPLQNGIDSAERLSALTEAKGILGGLTYLPATVSAPGVVRQQGEEKPILLGALNANDTDAAATAYAVLHAAGIAVEHHTDIRVALWMKFILTIGTMGVQSVAGQGFGETREDPDTRALYFECMGEVAVLAKDSGITLPADTQAQLMAKIDSYPAVAKASMLQDLERGRPLELDAMHGTVVRLGKTLGVPTPANQFIYSTLKLRAAGAGALTAASSSECRKDR; translated from the coding sequence ATGAAAATTGGAATCATCGGAGTGGGGGCACTCGGCGGCTATTACGGTGCGAAGTTGGCATTGGCTGGAAATACCGTGCATTTGATTGCCCGTGGAGCGACACTGGAGGCGATCCAGGAACGTGGACTCACGGTGCAGCGCGATGATTCAACGCTATCTGTGACGGAGATACATGCGACCGACGATGCGTCCACGGTCGGTGTCGTGGATCTAGTGATTGTCGCCACCAAGAGTTATCATCTCGACTCGCTTGGCTCGACTTTGCGTGCGCTCAAAGGCCCCGAGACGATTGTGCTGCCTCTGCAAAATGGCATTGATAGTGCTGAGCGCTTGAGTGCCTTAACAGAGGCGAAGGGGATACTCGGCGGTTTAACCTATTTACCCGCGACTGTGAGTGCGCCCGGAGTCGTGCGCCAGCAAGGGGAGGAAAAGCCGATCCTGCTGGGAGCGCTCAATGCGAACGATACAGACGCGGCGGCTACGGCCTATGCCGTGCTGCATGCGGCAGGCATTGCTGTTGAGCATCATACCGATATACGCGTCGCTTTGTGGATGAAGTTTATACTGACGATCGGCACGATGGGCGTGCAATCCGTAGCGGGGCAAGGCTTTGGCGAGACGCGTGAGGATCCCGACACGCGTGCCCTGTATTTTGAGTGCATGGGCGAAGTCGCAGTGCTGGCCAAGGATTCTGGTATCACGTTGCCTGCCGATACGCAGGCTCAGTTAATGGCTAAGATTGACTCATATCCCGCCGTAGCAAAGGCCTCAATGCTACAGGACTTAGAACGCGGTCGCCCCTTGGAACTGGATGCCATGCATGGGACAGTCGTCCGTCTAGGCAAAACATTGGGAGTCCCGACTCCAGCCAATCAATTCATCTACAGCACATTGAAATTACGGGCAGCAGGGGCTGGGGCACTCACTGCTGCCAGTTCAAGCGAATGTCGTAAGGATAGGTGA